The Mucilaginibacter mallensis genome has a segment encoding these proteins:
- a CDS encoding helix-turn-helix domain-containing protein gives MEAIETLEEFYRRHPVDNQQVFAENNTGQGHFNVFVRKHCLQKTPFSRRDFYKIALVIGNGTMHYAEKQVQIDRPALLFSSPSVPSSWESGPGPQTGWFCLFTQTFIGYEDKSMLQDFPLFKAGGNHIVFLNDTQLTFLAAMLGKMMEEMESDYTGKYDLLRNYLHILMHEALKIAPLSNYAVSTGAAARLTTQFLELLERQFPIDSPEQSLKLKTANEFAQNLAVHTNHLNRSVKELTGKTTTQHIAERILKEAYALLKHTDWSIAQVAGGLGFEEPAYFTNFFKKYTGSSPAMARLAGA, from the coding sequence ATGGAAGCTATCGAAACACTCGAAGAATTTTACCGGCGCCACCCGGTAGACAATCAACAGGTTTTTGCCGAGAACAATACCGGGCAGGGCCATTTCAATGTATTTGTGCGCAAACACTGCCTGCAAAAGACTCCTTTCAGCCGCCGTGACTTTTATAAGATCGCGCTGGTGATTGGCAATGGGACCATGCATTATGCGGAAAAGCAGGTACAGATCGACCGCCCTGCACTGCTGTTTTCCAGCCCCTCGGTACCTTCTTCCTGGGAATCCGGGCCCGGCCCGCAAACAGGTTGGTTTTGTCTGTTTACCCAAACTTTTATCGGTTATGAGGATAAAAGCATGCTGCAGGATTTCCCTTTATTTAAAGCAGGCGGCAATCACATCGTTTTTTTGAATGATACCCAGTTAACTTTTTTGGCGGCCATGCTTGGCAAAATGATGGAAGAAATGGAGTCGGATTATACAGGCAAATATGACCTGTTGCGTAACTATCTGCATATCCTTATGCACGAAGCGTTAAAGATTGCACCCTTAAGCAACTATGCGGTAAGCACTGGCGCTGCGGCCAGGCTCACCACCCAATTTTTAGAATTGCTCGAAAGGCAATTCCCGATCGATTCGCCGGAACAATCCCTTAAACTGAAAACAGCCAACGAGTTTGCGCAAAACCTTGCGGTGCATACCAATCACCTGAACCGCTCAGTTAAAGAGCTCACCGGCAAAACCACAACGCAGCATATTGCTGAACGTATATTGAAAGAAGCCTATGCTTTACTCAAACATACGGATTGGAGTATAGCCCAGGTGGCGGGTGGGCTGGGATTCGAAGAACCGGCTTACTTCACCAATTTTTTTAAAAAATATACCGGTTCCTCCCCTGCTATGGCCAGGCTTGCAGGTGCTTAA